One genomic segment of Erythrobacter sp. THAF29 includes these proteins:
- a CDS encoding pyruvate kinase, with protein sequence MKVIATIGPVSAAHIEEMISLMQLDFRLTFSFGTPELQLSRARQIRRAAEAAQKTVAVWGSLSGLTHRIGKIFSAGHETVLQVKKFTPLCVLEADEVDLTKLKALPIPNLSQMQLKEGDRLIYGDHQCEFTVGPVVDGTRFITPTSSQAITGTRSIYLANDRTDASSPIIHLREELRAIQQNGDIFDGAILPDVTSRDFAIELIAASSEGDQSLAIGSSIERALPEQSFVEILEASRFVILDRAKIALNSGMEAMPLIVQSMVNAAEGQADKIFIASHIATTVSQGSRQVLSSAEISDLWHHKKSGVGGVVLTEETAVDAEFFQALRMMSAFLDANADSRSR encoded by the coding sequence TTGAAAGTCATTGCCACGATCGGCCCGGTTTCAGCTGCTCACATTGAGGAGATGATCTCACTTATGCAGCTCGACTTTCGGCTCACCTTTTCGTTCGGAACACCTGAGTTACAACTCTCAAGGGCCAGGCAGATTAGAAGGGCTGCTGAGGCAGCCCAAAAAACTGTCGCCGTTTGGGGATCGCTTTCAGGCCTCACACATCGGATCGGGAAGATATTCTCAGCTGGACATGAGACGGTTCTCCAAGTCAAAAAATTCACACCTCTCTGCGTCCTCGAAGCCGATGAAGTCGACTTGACCAAGCTGAAGGCACTGCCAATCCCGAATTTGTCCCAAATGCAACTGAAGGAAGGGGACCGATTGATCTATGGAGATCACCAATGTGAATTCACGGTAGGCCCGGTAGTCGATGGCACCAGATTTATTACACCAACGTCATCGCAAGCCATAACCGGAACGAGAAGCATCTATCTCGCAAACGACCGCACCGATGCTAGCAGCCCAATAATTCACCTAAGGGAGGAACTAAGAGCAATCCAACAAAACGGAGACATCTTTGACGGTGCCATTTTGCCCGACGTTACCAGCAGAGATTTTGCCATCGAACTGATCGCGGCATCCAGTGAAGGGGACCAGTCGCTCGCAATTGGAAGTTCAATCGAACGGGCCCTTCCCGAGCAGTCGTTTGTCGAGATACTCGAGGCGTCGCGCTTCGTTATTCTGGACCGAGCAAAGATCGCGCTAAACTCCGGCATGGAAGCCATGCCTTTAATTGTTCAGTCAATGGTCAATGCCGCTGAAGGGCAGGCGGACAAGATATTTATCGCTTCACATATCGCAACAACTGTCAGCCAAGGCAGTCGTCAAGTTCTCTCATCAGCGGAGATTTCCGATCTTTGGCATCACAAGAAGTCCGGCGTAGGTGGGGTCGTCCTCACGGAAGAAACGGCGGTCGATGCAGAATTCTTTCAAGCCCTGCGAATGATGAGCGCGTTTCTCGACGCTAATGCTGATTCTCGATCACGATAA
- a CDS encoding ASCH domain-containing protein, whose translation MKEGLLLANNDVLISIEPRFYDSIVSGEKTVELRRRAPRIAPGSRIWLYCKSPVATISAVCELRDSETLPVSDLWRRHGKQLAITKSEFDVYLQNRREATALLLNEVQTLENPVGLAQARSMRLNFQPPQFFMRLHNGCKLTTHLEHAIS comes from the coding sequence GTGAAGGAAGGCCTACTCTTGGCAAATAACGACGTGCTTATATCGATCGAGCCTCGCTTCTACGACAGTATTGTGTCCGGGGAAAAAACCGTGGAGCTCCGGAGGCGTGCGCCTAGGATTGCACCTGGCTCCAGGATTTGGCTTTACTGTAAGTCGCCTGTTGCAACCATTTCTGCCGTTTGCGAGCTGAGAGATTCCGAGACCCTTCCAGTGTCCGATCTTTGGAGACGACACGGGAAGCAACTGGCGATCACTAAGTCTGAGTTTGACGTTTACTTGCAGAATCGTCGTGAGGCGACAGCACTGCTTCTGAACGAAGTTCAGACCTTAGAGAATCCGGTCGGATTGGCTCAGGCTCGCAGCATGCGCCTCAATTTTCAGCCCCCACAGTTTTTCATGCGCTTGCACAATGGATGTAAGTTAACGACGCATTTGGAACATGCTATTTCGTAA
- a CDS encoding GNAT family N-acetyltransferase: MEFKILSTRADLYPYVDEIRIAADSERDSFGFLPPAAYLEFVEQQRAVIAVDQQGRLAGYCLYGGVLPEAKIFQTYVAPQFRGEAVGKKLLGTVFGRLEQRGFLSVVANVAEDLKEANRFYEKAGFDVVNTKAGGKSKKRKINIRARELSTPNLFSFVQGVAVNQPGLAIHFGRTQHAPRYVLDLNVIFDVTKSRPRSEVAKRVIGASLENDIKLAISEEILAELERHTRPGSPDPTLEFCRSIPMLKLPAPQVLSAICSRLHPLVFPEKANQHTLKSNDIADLRHLATAIEERAAGFITSDKAILRAADALESEYGLSILSPSTFGQSFESEFGAPPRLSVQTESSRFEALGFSEDYRQEVDALLDRFSLSDAVRREVLAGGTVSAPRRRVLIRSPEGVVCFASWDCPTATSSERELHLYADEGHPDAQLCIRHSIQTACRDVGHSAFAVLRLRPQINQRLLQKVAISSHFHADRSRNQDDRVLRKISIGRLLLPGDWKVLAEGIRTATGVSIEGTGASGPDWPLNIVDASGRERRVGLEEFEDLFGPTLVYTNQRPAILQPIRPSYAEELFGGGVQPSFLDHRKAAIKFEKAYIGGSYPVIPDGGLIFFYESGKEGGRKAVIAVARILGRYTIPREEADAVSMDRGVVPTSEIRREGGRRLKTLIDIDTIMLFKDIVPKSRLSELGCWDGANLVTTKAITPKAAHSLLSEGRPTLGK; encoded by the coding sequence ATGGAATTCAAAATCCTGAGTACTCGTGCTGATCTTTATCCGTACGTTGACGAGATTAGGATAGCAGCTGACTCAGAGAGAGACTCTTTCGGCTTCTTGCCGCCAGCCGCATATCTGGAGTTCGTCGAGCAACAGCGTGCAGTCATTGCAGTTGATCAGCAAGGCCGCTTGGCCGGATACTGCCTTTACGGTGGCGTACTCCCTGAAGCCAAGATTTTCCAAACCTATGTTGCGCCCCAATTTCGCGGTGAAGCGGTTGGGAAGAAGCTACTCGGCACGGTCTTTGGGAGACTAGAACAGAGGGGCTTTCTCAGTGTTGTGGCTAATGTCGCCGAGGATCTCAAAGAGGCCAATCGTTTCTATGAAAAAGCGGGCTTTGATGTCGTCAACACCAAGGCAGGGGGTAAGTCGAAGAAGCGCAAGATAAACATTCGCGCCCGAGAACTATCAACGCCGAACCTCTTTAGCTTCGTTCAGGGAGTGGCAGTGAATCAGCCAGGGTTGGCGATTCACTTTGGGCGTACGCAACACGCCCCGAGATATGTTCTTGACCTGAATGTTATCTTCGATGTGACCAAGAGCCGACCACGGTCTGAAGTGGCAAAGAGGGTAATTGGTGCGTCGTTAGAGAATGACATTAAGCTCGCTATCAGCGAGGAGATCTTGGCCGAACTCGAAAGGCACACACGACCCGGATCGCCAGACCCAACTCTCGAGTTTTGTCGATCGATCCCGATGTTGAAGCTTCCCGCACCTCAGGTGTTGTCGGCAATCTGCAGTCGACTTCACCCACTTGTGTTTCCTGAGAAGGCAAATCAGCACACTCTCAAGTCCAATGATATTGCTGATCTCCGTCACTTGGCGACTGCGATCGAGGAGAGAGCTGCTGGATTCATCACCTCAGACAAAGCAATTCTTCGCGCAGCAGACGCCCTAGAATCTGAATATGGCCTCAGCATCCTCTCTCCGAGCACTTTCGGTCAGAGTTTCGAGTCAGAGTTTGGAGCGCCGCCGAGATTGAGCGTTCAAACAGAAAGCTCGAGGTTCGAAGCGTTGGGATTCTCTGAAGATTATAGGCAGGAGGTCGATGCACTTTTGGACCGCTTTAGCCTAAGTGATGCGGTGCGCCGCGAAGTTCTTGCAGGCGGAACAGTCAGTGCTCCGCGCAGAAGAGTGCTAATCCGCAGCCCAGAAGGAGTTGTTTGCTTCGCGTCATGGGATTGCCCAACCGCAACAAGCTCTGAACGAGAACTGCATCTATATGCGGATGAAGGCCATCCTGATGCACAATTGTGCATCAGACATTCGATCCAAACGGCTTGCCGAGACGTCGGTCACAGTGCTTTTGCGGTACTCCGATTAAGGCCTCAAATAAACCAGCGTTTGCTCCAAAAGGTCGCGATTTCTAGCCACTTCCACGCTGACCGATCTCGCAATCAAGATGATCGGGTCTTGAGGAAGATATCAATCGGACGACTCTTACTCCCCGGAGATTGGAAGGTCTTGGCGGAGGGCATCAGGACTGCAACCGGCGTGTCAATCGAGGGGACAGGCGCGTCGGGTCCAGACTGGCCGTTGAATATTGTAGATGCGAGCGGTCGAGAAAGACGCGTAGGTCTAGAGGAATTTGAAGATCTATTTGGTCCAACACTGGTGTACACCAATCAAAGGCCTGCCATCCTTCAGCCAATTCGTCCTAGCTATGCGGAAGAGCTGTTTGGCGGAGGCGTCCAACCAAGTTTTCTTGACCACCGCAAAGCGGCGATCAAGTTTGAAAAGGCCTATATTGGCGGCAGCTATCCGGTCATCCCAGATGGGGGGCTCATATTCTTTTATGAATCGGGCAAAGAAGGGGGGCGTAAAGCTGTGATCGCTGTTGCCCGGATACTTGGGCGTTACACCATTCCGCGAGAAGAGGCGGACGCAGTGAGTATGGACCGAGGAGTGGTCCCAACTTCGGAAATCAGACGGGAAGGTGGGAGACGGCTCAAGACGCTCATCGACATCGACACGATCATGTTGTTTAAGGATATAGTGCCGAAAAGTAGGCTATCTGAGCTGGGCTGCTGGGACGGAGCGAACCTTGTGACAACAAAGGCGATAACGCCGAAAGCAGCGCACTCACTACTCAGTGAAGGAAGGCCTACTCTTGGCAAATAA
- a CDS encoding integrase arm-type DNA-binding domain-containing protein — translation MPILAQEIRRLRPKSVSFRKTDSKGLYLEVFPNGSKLWRYKFRIAGREKRMALGAWPDISLADARKRRDVARLKVLDGIDPTLERKRKKRLARMNAGNSFKSVAEDFIKVRMEDSGKAESTIRKARWYVSLLEPDIGRRPINDIEPVEVLESLKKIERRGHRESANRTRALASRVFRHGIACSLCKSDPAAHLGDALATPIVTHRAAILDPNQFGQLLRDIDEFTGTPLVRIAMQLLPHIMTRPGEMRMGQWSEIDWGQRIWNIPAERTKLRRLHAVPLSDQVMLLLRELHCHTGGFEKMFPAQQSHLKFMSDNSINQAMRRMGYGPDVVTAHGFRSTASTFLNESGKWHPDAIERALAHGDSNAIRGIYNRGNYWDERVQMAQWWSDYLDELKVGAKVLPFARTSHVGGVQ, via the coding sequence ATGCCGATTTTAGCGCAAGAAATCCGTAGGTTACGCCCGAAAAGCGTGTCATTTCGGAAAACCGACTCAAAAGGCCTCTATCTGGAGGTGTTTCCGAACGGCTCGAAGCTCTGGCGGTACAAGTTTCGCATAGCCGGAAGGGAAAAGCGGATGGCCCTGGGAGCATGGCCGGACATCTCTCTGGCCGATGCGCGCAAGCGGAGGGACGTGGCAAGGCTCAAGGTTCTCGACGGAATCGATCCCACGCTTGAACGCAAACGGAAGAAGCGTCTGGCACGCATGAATGCCGGTAACAGCTTCAAGAGCGTTGCCGAGGACTTCATCAAAGTGCGCATGGAAGACAGCGGGAAGGCGGAATCAACCATCCGCAAAGCGCGCTGGTATGTCTCGCTACTTGAACCCGACATCGGGCGGCGTCCGATCAACGATATCGAGCCGGTCGAGGTACTCGAAAGCCTCAAGAAGATCGAACGAAGAGGGCACCGCGAGAGCGCCAATAGAACCCGCGCATTGGCCAGCAGAGTGTTCCGGCATGGGATCGCCTGTTCGCTCTGCAAGAGCGACCCTGCGGCCCATCTGGGTGATGCCTTGGCGACACCAATCGTGACGCATCGGGCGGCCATCCTGGACCCCAACCAATTCGGTCAGCTCCTACGCGATATCGACGAGTTCACGGGCACGCCACTCGTCCGCATTGCCATGCAATTACTGCCCCACATCATGACCAGGCCCGGAGAAATGAGAATGGGGCAGTGGTCCGAGATAGATTGGGGCCAAAGGATCTGGAACATACCCGCCGAGCGGACAAAGCTAAGACGCCTTCACGCAGTCCCATTGTCGGACCAAGTGATGCTCCTGCTACGCGAGTTGCATTGCCACACGGGCGGCTTCGAGAAGATGTTTCCCGCTCAGCAATCGCACCTGAAATTCATGAGCGATAATTCGATCAACCAGGCAATGCGGCGGATGGGCTACGGCCCCGACGTGGTGACCGCGCACGGGTTCCGCTCGACTGCTTCAACCTTCCTCAATGAAAGCGGGAAGTGGCACCCAGATGCGATCGAGCGAGCCCTCGCGCACGGCGACAGCAACGCGATCAGAGGCATCTATAATCGCGGCAACTATTGGGACGAGCGCGTGCAGATGGCCCAATGGTGGAGCGACTATCTCGATGAGCTGAAGGTAGGTGCGAAGGTGTTGCCTTTCGCTAGGACAAGTCATGTTGGAGGCGTGCAATGA
- a CDS encoding acyl-CoA thioesterase II: MTIASLLEPVTGKPGPVRLSRAEDWMQGRTLYGGASALVAFTMAQRAFGDLPPLRAAQIGFVAPVGEEIELSAEIVRQGRNVTQVRSEIQSGGKTALTAFWLFGAEREANAIRPADEPEDWPGPPADNEQAMKGQGPSFIQNNFEVRFGQTKGEDHGATIRRWARLTEDHDLDPVSKLVLMGDVMPPGAMRIMQRLGPISSINWSFNVLDPHSHSEGGWYLAENASQHADAGYSSERLRMWDSKGRQVLDGLQCVAVFG, translated from the coding sequence ATGACCATCGCCAGCCTGCTCGAACCTGTCACCGGGAAGCCCGGCCCCGTCCGCCTCAGCCGAGCCGAGGACTGGATGCAGGGCCGCACTCTGTATGGCGGCGCTTCCGCGCTTGTCGCGTTCACCATGGCGCAGCGCGCCTTCGGCGATTTGCCGCCGCTGCGCGCTGCGCAAATCGGCTTTGTGGCACCTGTGGGCGAAGAAATCGAACTGAGCGCCGAAATCGTGCGGCAAGGCCGAAACGTCACGCAGGTCCGAAGCGAGATCCAATCCGGTGGCAAGACAGCGCTTACGGCATTCTGGCTGTTCGGTGCAGAGCGAGAGGCCAATGCCATACGTCCTGCCGACGAGCCCGAAGACTGGCCCGGACCACCTGCCGACAACGAGCAGGCAATGAAAGGCCAGGGTCCCTCTTTCATCCAGAACAATTTCGAAGTTCGCTTCGGACAGACGAAGGGCGAGGATCACGGAGCAACCATACGGCGCTGGGCGCGGTTGACCGAAGATCATGACCTGGACCCGGTCAGCAAACTCGTACTGATGGGTGATGTGATGCCACCAGGAGCCATGAGGATCATGCAACGACTGGGGCCGATCAGCTCGATCAACTGGTCGTTCAATGTGCTCGACCCGCACTCCCATTCCGAAGGAGGGTGGTATCTGGCAGAAAATGCAAGCCAGCACGCCGATGCGGGTTATTCATCCGAACGGCTAAGGATGTGGGACAGCAAAGGCCGTCAGGTGCTAGACGGCCTGCAATGCGTGGCCGTATTTGGTTGA
- a CDS encoding crotonase/enoyl-CoA hydratase family protein: MAQVATMPANERVSIELGEDGVAQVRLTRGDKMNALDPEMFARIIEAGTVLQRMKGLRAVVLSGEGPAFCAGLDISSFSRAPSPDEPELTERTYGNSNKFQQVAMQWRKLQVPVIAAVHGVCFGGGLQIASGADIRVVHPQTRMAIMELKWGLVPDMGGYVLWRGLVRDDVLRELIYTNREFTGEEAQRYGLATHVDENPLDRATIIASEIANRNPHAIRAAKRLQAGMWERDTDAILLEESIEQHAIMRTRNQVEAVMAGMEKRKPNFEDV, encoded by the coding sequence ATGGCCCAAGTCGCAACCATGCCTGCCAATGAACGCGTTTCGATTGAACTCGGCGAAGATGGGGTCGCGCAGGTCCGCCTGACCCGCGGCGACAAGATGAACGCGCTCGATCCCGAAATGTTCGCGCGTATCATCGAGGCCGGGACCGTGTTGCAACGCATGAAAGGGCTACGCGCGGTCGTGCTGTCTGGCGAAGGTCCCGCATTTTGTGCCGGGCTCGACATTTCGAGCTTCTCGCGCGCTCCGTCGCCGGACGAACCGGAGCTTACCGAACGCACCTACGGAAATTCGAACAAGTTCCAGCAGGTCGCGATGCAATGGCGCAAGCTGCAGGTTCCGGTGATCGCTGCGGTTCATGGCGTGTGCTTCGGCGGCGGACTCCAGATAGCAAGCGGCGCAGACATCCGTGTGGTTCACCCGCAAACGCGCATGGCGATTATGGAGCTGAAGTGGGGTCTCGTCCCCGACATGGGCGGATACGTGCTGTGGCGCGGCCTCGTTCGCGACGACGTCCTGCGTGAGCTGATCTACACCAATCGCGAGTTTACTGGCGAGGAAGCGCAACGCTATGGCCTCGCCACGCATGTCGACGAAAATCCGCTCGACCGGGCAACCATCATCGCGAGCGAGATTGCGAACCGCAACCCGCACGCGATACGCGCAGCGAAGCGGCTTCAGGCTGGTATGTGGGAGCGCGACACCGATGCGATCCTGCTTGAGGAAAGCATCGAGCAGCATGCCATCATGCGCACGAGAAACCAGGTAGAAGCGGTGATGGCGGGAATGGAAAAGCGCAAGCCGAACTTCGAGGACGTGTAA
- a CDS encoding winged helix-turn-helix domain-containing protein, giving the protein MNSNAAYTVFPDGDALIPRFREAGHVTLDLFHRDGRVEDRWLGLHPREFELLWRLAEEPGQRMTKQQLLADVWRINFEPETNSVAVHVARVRAKLDLFGLSNILVTHPEGGYLLNAPNGGSAFSFGKGPVA; this is encoded by the coding sequence TTGAATTCGAACGCTGCCTATACTGTCTTTCCGGACGGCGATGCCCTTATCCCTCGCTTTCGCGAAGCGGGCCATGTGACGCTCGACCTTTTTCATCGCGACGGCCGGGTAGAAGACCGCTGGCTTGGACTGCACCCGCGCGAATTCGAGCTCTTGTGGAGACTGGCTGAAGAACCAGGGCAGCGTATGACGAAACAGCAGCTGCTTGCCGATGTCTGGCGGATAAATTTCGAGCCCGAAACCAACAGTGTCGCGGTACACGTAGCGCGCGTTAGAGCGAAGCTTGACCTTTTCGGTCTCTCCAACATCCTCGTAACGCATCCCGAGGGCGGATATCTGCTGAATGCTCCGAACGGTGGCAGCGCCTTTTCGTTTGGCAAGGGGCCGGTTGCCTAA
- a CDS encoding JAB domain-containing protein — protein MTTVLDKARQEPLDPQQARVSAMIAYLRRTVLAAPQGCERFHAIFVDDRRAFLADATLGEGGSAALSVRMRHLFAKALSVGANGLIIAHNHPSGDCRPSAKDIVSTRRLKEIAVALDIELIDHLIITESAVYSMRAGGNL, from the coding sequence ATGACAACTGTGCTCGACAAGGCTCGCCAGGAACCGCTGGATCCGCAGCAGGCGCGGGTTTCTGCGATGATCGCCTATCTTCGCCGGACGGTGCTTGCGGCTCCGCAAGGCTGCGAAAGATTTCACGCGATATTCGTCGACGATCGACGCGCCTTTCTTGCTGACGCTACTCTTGGTGAAGGCGGAAGCGCCGCCTTGTCGGTGCGCATGCGACACCTCTTCGCCAAGGCCCTTTCCGTCGGGGCGAACGGGCTGATCATCGCTCACAATCATCCTTCGGGTGACTGTCGGCCCTCGGCCAAGGACATCGTGTCGACGCGTCGCCTGAAAGAGATCGCCGTCGCGCTCGATATCGAACTGATCGACCACCTGATAATTACCGAAAGCGCCGTCTATTCGATGCGCGCGGGAGGAAACCTTTGA
- a CDS encoding LuxR C-terminal-related transcriptional regulator, whose protein sequence is MPPHAARPLTERQRAVMERIDRRMPIKVIAQELGVSETRINQHIRALKDIFKAESLGELVEQYRATLPDSEQEQDAEKSGEKAGVKAPQEGLTETVYSKSQVPDHDLAGLDGLRVDQGELVMSDVLPLIEKAPWLRPGEPKVVPGVLDGEHAVLFRLAAIIGIAFGILAAVILSVTAAVAVSEAMDGRARVPVEDIKPSS, encoded by the coding sequence ATGCCGCCGCATGCGGCGCGGCCGCTGACCGAAAGGCAGCGTGCCGTGATGGAACGAATCGACCGCAGAATGCCGATCAAGGTGATCGCGCAGGAACTCGGTGTATCCGAAACCCGGATCAATCAGCACATCCGGGCCCTTAAGGATATCTTCAAGGCGGAAAGCCTCGGCGAACTGGTCGAGCAATATCGCGCCACCTTGCCTGATTCAGAACAGGAGCAGGATGCTGAGAAATCAGGAGAAAAGGCCGGGGTTAAAGCTCCTCAAGAGGGCTTAACCGAAACTGTATACAGTAAAAGTCAGGTCCCCGATCACGATTTGGCGGGTCTAGATGGGCTCCGGGTCGACCAGGGAGAGCTCGTCATGAGCGACGTTCTCCCCCTTATCGAAAAGGCGCCATGGCTTCGGCCAGGCGAACCGAAGGTCGTCCCCGGGGTGCTCGACGGCGAACACGCTGTCTTGTTCCGCCTCGCGGCCATCATCGGGATCGCGTTCGGCATTCTCGCCGCAGTGATTCTTTCGGTCACGGCTGCGGTTGCAGTCAGCGAGGCAATGGACGGCAGGGCGCGCGTCCCCGTGGAAGACATAAAGCCCTCCTCCTGA
- a CDS encoding LL-diaminopimelate aminotransferase yields the protein MDEQFYRMKRLPPYVIAEVNSMRHAARQAGQDIIDLGMGNPDQPPPQHVIDKLCEVARKPDAHGYSQSKGIPGLRRAQANYYERRFGVDLDPESEVVVTMGSKEGLASLANAITAPGDVVLAPNPSYPIHTFGFIIAGATIRSVPTTPDEEYWRSLESAMNFTVPRPSVLVVSYPSNPTAETVDLAFYERLVEWARDNEVWVLSDLAYSELYYDGNPTRSIMEVEGAKDVAVEFTSMSKTYSMAGWRMGFAVGNKKLIAALTRVKSYLDYGAFTPIQAAACAALNGPQDIVESNRELYQKRRDVMVEAFGRAGWEVPAPPASMFAWAPLPPALESMGSLEFSKQLLTEAQVAVAPGVGYGEEGEGFVRIAMVENEQRLRQAARNIKRYLSSVGVNA from the coding sequence ATGGACGAACAATTCTACCGCATGAAGCGGCTGCCGCCTTATGTGATCGCAGAGGTCAACTCGATGCGGCACGCGGCGCGCCAGGCGGGACAGGACATCATTGATCTTGGCATGGGCAATCCTGACCAGCCGCCACCCCAGCATGTCATAGACAAGCTGTGCGAGGTCGCGCGCAAGCCCGACGCCCACGGCTATTCCCAGTCGAAAGGCATTCCCGGTTTGCGCCGCGCGCAGGCCAATTACTACGAACGGCGTTTCGGGGTCGATCTCGATCCGGAATCCGAAGTGGTCGTCACGATGGGTTCGAAAGAGGGTCTGGCAAGCCTTGCCAATGCGATCACCGCTCCCGGTGACGTAGTGCTCGCACCCAACCCTTCTTACCCGATCCACACATTCGGCTTTATTATTGCTGGCGCGACAATCCGCTCTGTTCCGACGACGCCGGACGAGGAATATTGGCGTTCGCTAGAGAGCGCGATGAATTTCACCGTTCCGCGCCCCAGTGTACTGGTTGTGAGCTATCCGTCGAACCCAACCGCCGAAACAGTCGATCTCGCTTTTTACGAACGTCTGGTCGAATGGGCGCGCGACAACGAGGTTTGGGTGCTGTCAGACCTCGCCTATTCCGAGCTTTATTACGACGGGAATCCGACCCGTTCGATCATGGAGGTGGAAGGCGCGAAAGATGTCGCGGTCGAATTCACCAGCATGAGCAAGACCTATTCGATGGCCGGATGGCGGATGGGTTTTGCGGTCGGCAACAAGAAGCTGATTGCGGCGCTTACGCGTGTGAAATCCTATCTGGACTACGGCGCTTTCACTCCGATCCAGGCGGCGGCCTGCGCTGCCCTCAACGGACCGCAGGATATCGTCGAGAGCAATCGCGAACTGTATCAGAAGCGCCGCGACGTCATGGTCGAGGCATTCGGCCGAGCGGGTTGGGAAGTTCCCGCTCCGCCAGCATCGATGTTTGCCTGGGCGCCTCTGCCTCCTGCGCTGGAAAGCATGGGAAGCCTTGAATTTTCTAAACAATTGTTGACCGAAGCCCAAGTCGCTGTTGCCCCCGGTGTGGGATATGGCGAAGAGGGGGAAGGGTTTGTTCGTATCGCGATGGTCGAGAACGAACAACGATTGAGACAGGCTGCGCGCAATATAAAACGTTATCTATCGTCGGTCGGTGTGAATGCATGA